In Rhodococcus antarcticus, the genomic window AGCTGTTGGGGTACGCGAGGGTCTCGACCCTCGAGCAGGACGCTGCGTTGCAGCACGACGCTCTGAGCGCCGCGGGGTGCTTCCGGTCGTGGACCGACACCGCGTCGGGGTCGCTGACCGACCGGCCCGAGTTCGGGTCGGTGATGGACGCGCTGCGCCCGGGGGACACCCTGGTGGTGTGGCGGCTGGACCGCCTGGGTCGGTCGTTGCCGCACCTGATCGAGACCGTCCGGGGTCTGGCGGAGCGGGGGATCGGGTTCCGGTCGCTGCAGGAGGCCATCGACACCACCACCCCGGGGGGCCGGTTGGTGTTCCACATCTTCGGCTCGCTCGCGGAGTTCGAGCGTGACCTCATCCGGGAACGCACCATGGCCGGGCTCGCCGCCGCGCGCCGTCGGGGCCGGGTTGGGGGCCGGCCCACGGTGATGACCGCGGCGAAGACGAAGCAGGCCCAGCGGATGGTCACCGCCGGTACCCCGCTGACCGAGGTCGCCGACGTCCTCGGGGTCAGCCGCACCACCCTCTACCGCCACCTCAAGACCCAACCCGCCATGACGCCGGCGGCGGCGGCCGCACCGACGCCAGTGGTTGCGGTGCCGCCCGTTGCTGCCGGCGCGGGGCGGTCGTCGCGGGCGTGTCCGTCGTGTGGGCTCGAGCCGAGCACCCGGGCGGAGGCTGCACAGCTGCGCGCCGATCTCGCGGTGCGGTGGCTGCACCCGGACCCCACCACCCCGGGTGCGGTGGTCGAAGCCCGGCACTGCCGGTCGTGTCACCCGAGAGGCCAGGTGGTGGACGTTGAGTGCACCCGGTGCGGGGACGGCCCGATCGTGACCGGGGTTCTCGCCGAGGACAGCACACCGGGGTCGGTGGCCTACCCGGCCCGCCGTTGGCTGGTGGCCGCCGGGTGGAGCACTGCCCTTGAGCTGGTGTGTCCCGAGCACTGACCCCCCACGGCGAGATCGTCCGGTGTGGTGTCAGCGTGCGTGGGCGGCGAAGCGAGGGGTTCCCGCTCGGTGGAGCTGGTCGAGGACGTCGGCGCGGGTGACAGCCGGGTTGTGTCGGGCTTCGACGATGTCGAGCAGGACCTGCTCGGCGAGCAGTGGTTCGAGGTCGAACTGGTCGAGGAGAAAGTCGTCGGGGTGGGTGGCGACGAGGTTGAACCGGGCCAGGGTCTGCTCGGGGAAGTCGCGCAGGTTCGCGGTCACGATGGCGTCGGCGCCGCCGACGATTGCGGCGGCCAGGACGTGGCGGTCGTCGGGGTCGGGCAGGGTGAGGCTGCTGACGATCTCGTCCCACCCGGTGACCGTGGCGTCGGGGAAGAACCGGTCCATCGCGGCGACGCGGTCGTGCAACGCGTCGGCCGCGATTGCGGGGTGCAGGTGGATGAGGGTGCGCTTGGTCTCGGCGAGGATGCTGGGTGACCACAGCGGCCGGTAGAGCCCGGCCTCGGCCAGGCGCAGCAGCATGTCGGTGAGGGTGTACGGGACGAGGACGTTGGCGTCGAGCAGCGCGGTGTAGCGCACGCCGGGGCTCAGCCCCGGACCCGTCGCTGGGGGGCGGGTGTGTCGCTGATCCCGAGCTCGTCGGCTTCTCGGGTCAGGTTGTCCAGGACCGCGCGGCGGGTGTGTCGCTGGCGTTGCTGGTAGTCCAGGACATCGGTCAGGCGCACACGGCGGTGACGTCCCGGCTGGGTGTAGGGGACCTCCCCTCGCTCGAGGATGGCTACCAGGGTGGGGCGGCTGATCCCGAGCAGGTCCGCCGCCTGCTGGGTGGACAGCACCTGCTCGTGGGGTGCGATGGTGATGGCGCGTCCTTCGGCCATGGCCTTGGTGACGTCGAGCAGGACCGTGTAGATCTCCGCCGGCAGCGCGACCCGGTGCCCACTGGGTGCCTCCAGCACTGCGGTCGTGGACCCCTCCTGCAGCTGGGCGAGCAGCGCCTCAACCTGGGTGTGGTCCTGTGGCGGCAAGGTGGTGCGTGGTTCGAGCTCGGCGATGCTCATACCCCGAGAATGGCACAAGACGAAAGAAACGCAACAGGGTGGGGGTGGATGCCGCCCACAGAGTCAGTGGCACCAACGTGCCTGCGCTACAGAGATCCCGGGTGCGAGTCGCGAGGAGGAACCCTGTTGGCCGCGGGGTGGAGCATCGCCCCGGAGCTGGTCTGCCGTGGGCACTGACGGGGCTGGTGAGAGCGCTACAGACTGCTACCCACAGCAGGACCGGAACCGACGGGGTGGTGGGGTTCATGGTGGCCGCGTGGGGCGCTCACTCCACGACCATCGTGAAGCGCTCAACGAAGAACATGGCTCAGTGGACGGGCGGGGCAGGGTGCGTCAGGGTGCTGGCGGGTGTGGGGGCGCTGGCGGGTGTGGGGGTGTTGACGAGCTGGTGCAAGGACTGACGCGACACCTCCTCGAGCTCGACGGGGTCCACGATGCGGGTGACACCGTGTAGCCGTAGCCGGTGTTGCACGACGACGGCCGCGATCGTGGGCAGGCTCAGCTTGTCCCCGAACTCGCTGAACAGGGCTTCGGCGACGTCGGCGCATCCGCGTTCGGCCATCGTGTGGTGCTCCCTAGGTAGAGGGCGTTCCTGGTGGGTGGGTGCAGAGCAGTCAGGGGGTGGTGTTGGGGGCGTAGTACTCGACGACCTCGTCGCGCAGGGGCCCGGTGACGGGCTGCTCGGTGCTCACGGTGCGGACGGCGAGCCGGATATGTTCGACGGGGACGATCTCGGTGGTGATCACCGGGCGCTCGGCGTGCAGGACGATCTCGGTGCCGGCGTCGACGTGGGTGCCGTCCGGGGACCCCAGCGGGGGGAACGGGTCCTGCGTTGGGTCCACGGGCACGCCATCGTGGACGGCCTCGCGGTCGAGGACGTACTCCTCGTGCCGCAGGGTGACGGTGATGGTGCGCTGCTCGGTGACCACGACCTTGCGCAGCCGGGCCCGACCGGTCACGACCGTCTCGGTGCCCACCCGCAGCTGCTCCTCCGACCGGGTCAGCACGACCTCGTCCGAGCTGCCCGACCGCTGAACGTCGTCGTCCTGCCTCGTGGGGAGGTCGGGTGCTGCTGGGAGGTCCAGGGCGGGGCATCCGTGGGCGGGGGTGGCGGGGTCTGGTGCGGGGGAGTGGTCGGGGTTGCTCACCGCCCGGTCCGACGACCGAGGGTGGTGGTCAGGCCACGGACGATCTGGGTGGGGCGCTGCTGCTCACCCTGCTGGGCGCCGAGGACGACGATCGCTGCGGTGAGCACGGGGGTCACCCACTGCAGGACCTTCAGCTGCTTCTGCGCGGCGGCCACGTCGGGTGGGGTGGTCGCGGAGGGCTCGGTCGCGCCGGTGACGTGGTGGCCGTCGCCCTGCGCGGTCTTCGCGCCGAGGATGCCGCTGTAGGCGGTGGTGCCCAGGGCGAGCCCGGTGACGACCAGCTTGGTGACGGTGTTGGCGCGGACCCCGGCCTGGTGGGCGGCCCGGCCCCGGTTCGCCAGCAGGAGGCCGGTGCCGCCGAGCAGGTGTGCGCCGATGGCCGCGGCGTTGACCGGGGCCCACTTCGCCCAGCCGGCGGCGGCGACCTTGGCCCGGTCGGTGGGGTCGGCCACGGCCGCGGCGGCCCCGTTGACTCCGAGTGCACCCATGAGGGAGCCCCCGAACCAGGCGGCGGCACCGAGGTCGTGCATCGAGCGGATCAGGGTGTTGCGGGGGGACATGGCGGTTCCTTCCGAGCAGGGGTGGGGTCCTGGGGGTGGGCCGTGGACGTCGGAGGTCGGAGGTGGGGCCGACGGGCAGGTGCGGGGTGCCTGGTCGGCCCCCGCACCTGCCCGTGCGTGTGGTGGAGCGGGTGGGTCAGAGGCCGAGCTTGGAGCCGATGCCGCCACCGGCGCCGCCGAGGAGGTCGGCGGGGTTGACCCCGAGCTTCTCGAGCAGGTTCTTGTGCTCGTCGTTGTCGGTGTCGACGGTGTCGGGCAGCTCGTTCTGGGCCTGGTCGGCCTTCTCGCCGCCGACCTTGGAGCGGATGAGCTCGATGACCTTGTCCTTGGGGATGTTCACGGTGTGGTCCCTTCGATGTTCAGCTCGCACGGCGACGCGCGAGCTGGGGTCCGCCTGCCCGGGTGGGTAGGGGGGTGTGTTCGGGGGGCTCGGCGGCGGCAGGGTCGACCTCACGGTGATGGCGCGGTGCGAGGGGGGCCGAGCACGCCGGCGTTGTGCGGCCGCGTGGGCCACGAGGGGGTCAGCGCTGGCTGTCGCGGTGACCGGTGGTGTGGTCGTCGAGCTCGACCTGCTCCTTGCGGACGGAGTCGGTGACGGTCTCCTGCCCGGTGACGGTCTCGGTCCCGACCTTGATGCGCTCGACCGGGACGGTCTCCTTCTCCACGACGGGCCGCTCGGCGTGCAGGGTGACCTCGTGCTGCTCCTCGGTGATGTCCGCCCCGTTCAGGGCGTCACCGCGGGTGGCCTCGGTGATGGGCTCCCGCTCGATGGTGACCTCCTCGTGGGACACCGGGACGGTGACGGTCTGCTGCTCGGTCACGACGTGCTTGCGCAGCCGCGCCCGCCCAGCCTCCTCGGTGCGGGTGCCGACGTTGAGCTGCTCCTCCGACCGGGTCATGGCCTGGTCGGTGTTCGGGCCCGACGTGTCGTGGCCCTGGGTGTCTGTGCGGTCGGTGCGGGTGTCGGTGCCGCCGACAGGACCTGCGGTGGCGTCGGCCTGGGCGTCGACCATGCCGTGGCTGTTCGGGTCGGTGTGGCCGCTGCCGGTGTCGGTGGCCTGGTCGCGGCCGCCCGACATCCCGTAGTAGGTGTAGAGCTCGTCCTCCTCGGCGGGGGACAGCTCACCGTCGGCGTCGACGCGGGGGGCGTCCTTGATCTTGTCCTTGTCGAAGGGGACGTGGACGTCCCCGCCCTGCACGGTGGCCCTGGCCAGCGGGACGAAGGAGGCCTTGCCGCCGAACAGGCCGGTCTTGACGGTGACCCACTCGGGCTCACCGGACTCGTTGTCGAGGTAGACCTGGCCGACGGAGCCGACCTTGTCGCCAGCGGTGTCGTAGACGTGGCCAGCGGCGATGGTGTCGATCTCGTTGACGCTGATCATGGATCTGTCTCCTTCGTGAGGTGACACGGTGGGTGTGCGGTGCTGTGCGGGCGGGGCTCCGGTGGGGTCGCCTGCTGTCAGGGTCCGGTCCTGCGACCGGCGGGGGTCCTCAGTTGCGGTGGGCGCCGGGGAACGTCTCGGTCGGGGTGTCGTCGGCGTACCGGTCCTGGGCCTGGTTGCGGGCCTTCTGGGCCTGCTCGGTCACCGAGGGGGCGTTGGCGGCGTGCTCCTTGATGCGGGGAGCCTCGGACTCGGCCTTGCTCAGGTAGCCCTCCCACCGCGACGCCATGGGCTTGATCAGCCCACCACCGACACCGACGACGAGGATCCCGCCGATCGTGGCCAGGACCGTGATGAGGATCGGGGTGGTGACGGTGGTGGCCACGTTGATCTGGTTGAGGGCGGCGATGATGCCGAAGCCGAGGATGAACACCCCGGCGATGGTGCCCAGGGTCTTGCCGTAGGAGAGGCCACCGAGGGTGTTGGCGATCAGCTCACGGACGGCGGCGGCGATCGCGGAGGCCACCACGATGATGATGATCGCGACGATGAGCTTGGGCAGGAACGCGATGATGCTCGCGAGCAGCTGGGTGATGGGGTTGGCCGGGAAGACGCCGAAGGCGAGCTGCAGGACGAACAGCAGCAACGCGTAGTAGATGATCTTGGCGACGACGTCGGAGGCGTCGTACTTGCTGTTGGCCAGGGCCTTCTTGACCCCGCCCCGCTCGACGGCCTTGTCGAAGCCGACCCGCTCCAGGATCGCCGACAGGGCCTTGCCGATGGCCTTCGCGATGAGGATGCCGACGACCAGGATGACCAGGAACAGGACGAGCTTGGGAACGAACTGGGCGATCGTGCTCAGCCCGTTGTCCAATGCGTTGCGCATCAGAGTTTTCTCCTTCGTGTGGGTCTGGGATGGGAGGTGGACCTTCGAGGTGGGGGTGCCCGCCGTTGGACGCCCACCGCTGGCTGCGGGCAGTGTCGTTCTGCCGGGGACGGTGACCGTTCCGGCGGAGCTGGGGTGCTGCTCGAGGCCTCTGGGGGTCGGGAAGCCCAGGTCGGTTGTCAGCGTTTGCGACGGTGTCCGGGTGGTCGCGGGAGCCACGGCGGGGGTCCGTCACAGGTGAACAGAACCGGGGCCGACGTCCGTGGCGCGCGCTCTGTTTGGACGCACCACCTCAAGATCCTTACGAGGCAAGACTGAACC contains:
- a CDS encoding recombinase family protein, whose amino-acid sequence is MGELLGYARVSTLEQDAALQHDALSAAGCFRSWTDTASGSLTDRPEFGSVMDALRPGDTLVVWRLDRLGRSLPHLIETVRGLAERGIGFRSLQEAIDTTTPGGRLVFHIFGSLAEFERDLIRERTMAGLAAARRRGRVGGRPTVMTAAKTKQAQRMVTAGTPLTEVADVLGVSRTTLYRHLKTQPAMTPAAAAAPTPVVAVPPVAAGAGRSSRACPSCGLEPSTRAEAAQLRADLAVRWLHPDPTTPGAVVEARHCRSCHPRGQVVDVECTRCGDGPIVTGVLAEDSTPGSVAYPARRWLVAAGWSTALELVCPEH
- a CDS encoding PIN domain-containing protein; this encodes MRYTALLDANVLVPYTLTDMLLRLAEAGLYRPLWSPSILAETKRTLIHLHPAIAADALHDRVAAMDRFFPDATVTGWDEIVSSLTLPDPDDRHVLAAAIVGGADAIVTANLRDFPEQTLARFNLVATHPDDFLLDQFDLEPLLAEQVLLDIVEARHNPAVTRADVLDQLHRAGTPRFAAHAR
- a CDS encoding helix-turn-helix domain-containing protein → MSIAELEPRTTLPPQDHTQVEALLAQLQEGSTTAVLEAPSGHRVALPAEIYTVLLDVTKAMAEGRAITIAPHEQVLSTQQAADLLGISRPTLVAILERGEVPYTQPGRHRRVRLTDVLDYQQRQRHTRRAVLDNLTREADELGISDTPAPQRRVRG
- a CDS encoding YsnF/AvaK domain-containing protein: MLTRSEEQLRVGTETVVTGRARLRKVVVTEQRTITVTLRHEEYVLDREAVHDGVPVDPTQDPFPPLGSPDGTHVDAGTEIVLHAERPVITTEIVPVEHIRLAVRTVSTEQPVTGPLRDEVVEYYAPNTTP
- a CDS encoding PRC and DUF2382 domain-containing protein, which translates into the protein MISVNEIDTIAAGHVYDTAGDKVGSVGQVYLDNESGEPEWVTVKTGLFGGKASFVPLARATVQGGDVHVPFDKDKIKDAPRVDADGELSPAEEDELYTYYGMSGGRDQATDTGSGHTDPNSHGMVDAQADATAGPVGGTDTRTDRTDTQGHDTSGPNTDQAMTRSEEQLNVGTRTEEAGRARLRKHVVTEQQTVTVPVSHEEVTIEREPITEATRGDALNGADITEEQHEVTLHAERPVVEKETVPVERIKVGTETVTGQETVTDSVRKEQVELDDHTTGHRDSQR
- a CDS encoding mechanosensitive ion channel family protein; protein product: MRNALDNGLSTIAQFVPKLVLFLVILVVGILIAKAIGKALSAILERVGFDKAVERGGVKKALANSKYDASDVVAKIIYYALLLFVLQLAFGVFPANPITQLLASIIAFLPKLIVAIIIIVVASAIAAAVRELIANTLGGLSYGKTLGTIAGVFILGFGIIAALNQINVATTVTTPILITVLATIGGILVVGVGGGLIKPMASRWEGYLSKAESEAPRIKEHAANAPSVTEQAQKARNQAQDRYADDTPTETFPGAHRN